Proteins co-encoded in one Brassica rapa cultivar Chiifu-401-42 chromosome A02, CAAS_Brap_v3.01, whole genome shotgun sequence genomic window:
- the LOC103853729 gene encoding pectinesterase inhibitor 12: MKFFVSVVMFFLLLNCFAAAQTLIRDSCKTAAAKDPNLKYDFCVQSLEQDPQSKTATSLSGLVLASTNNAASKIINVKGIVEIILKSKKYQPGTEPALRTCVELYDDANDSLKESLMNVKSDDYRSANVHLSAALDEPNTCEDGFKEKHAKSPVTNENNILFQKILIPLAFTNML, encoded by the coding sequence atgaagtTCTTCGTTTCAGTTGTAATGTTTTTTCTCCTCTTAAACTGTTTCGCAGCCGCGCAAACTTTGATTCGAGATTCTTGCAAAACAGCTGCAGCAAAAGATCCTAAtctcaaatatgatttttgcGTCCAATCACTTGAACAAGATCCGCAAAGCAAAACTGCAACTAGTCTATCAGGATTAGTCCTAGCGTCAACGAATAACGCTGCGTCCAAAATAATTAACGTGAAAGGGATAGTTGAGATTATTCTCAAGAGCAAAAAGTATCAACCGGGTACTGAACCCGCGTTACGCACTTGCGTAGAACTTTATGACGATGCTAATGATTCTTTAAAAGAATCTTTGATGAACGTTAAATCCGATGATTACAGAAGTGCTAATGTGCATCTGAGTGCTGCTTTGGATGAACCGAACACTTGTGAGGATGGTTTCAAAGAGAAGCACGCGAAATCTCCCGTTACAAACGagaacaatattttgtttcagaAGATTTTGATTCCTTTAGCTTTTACAAATATGCTCTGA
- the LOC103853730 gene encoding AP-2 complex subunit mu, with protein MPVAASAIYFLNLRGDVLINRTYRDDVGGNMVDAFRTHIMQTKELGNCPVRQIGGCSFVYMRISNVYIVIVVSSNANVACGFKFVVEAVALFKSYFGGAFDEDAIKNNFVLIYELLDEIMDFGYPQNLSPEILKLYITQEGVRSPFSSKPKDKPVPNATLQVTGAVGWRREGLSYKKNEVFLDIVESVNLLMSSKGNVLRCDVTGKVLMKCFLSGMPDLKLGLNDKLGLEKESEMKSRPAKSGKTIELDDVTFHQCVNLTRFNSEKTVSFVPPDGEFELMKYRITEGVNLPFRVLPTIKELGRTRMEVNVKVKSVFGAKMFALGVVVKIPVPKQTAKTNFQVTTGRAKYNPSIDCLVWKIRKFPGQTESTLSAEIELISTMGEKKSWTRPPIQMEFQVPMFTASGLRVRFLKVWEKSGYNTVEWVRYITKAGSYEIRC; from the exons ATGCCGGTGGCAGCTTCCGCCATCTACTTTCTAAATCTCCGTGGCGATGTACTCATCAATCGCACTTACCGAGACGACGTCGG GGGAAACATGGTGGATGCATTTAGAACGCATATAATGCAAaccaaggagctagggaactgTCCCGTGCGTCAGATTGGTGGCTGCTCCTTCGTCTACATGCGAATTAGTAATGTCTACATTGTGATTGTTGTTAGTAGCAACGCTAATGTAGCTTGTGGATTCAAATTCGTTGTTGag GCTGTTGCTTTGTTCAAATCGTACTTTGGTGGAGCTTTTGACGAAGACGCTATTAAGAATAACTTTGTTCTCATTTATGAATTGTTAGACG AGATTATGGACTTTGGTTATCCACAAAATCTCTCTCCTGAAATTTTGAAGCTTTATATCACTCAGGAAGGTGTACGCTCACCATTTTCATCCAAG CCCAAGGACAAACCTGTGCCAAATGCAACGTTACAAGTTACCGGTGCTGTTGGTTGGAGGAGAGAGGGCCTTTCTTATAAAAAGAATGAG GTGTTTCTGGATATTGTGGAAAGTGTAAACCTTCTGATGTCCTCTAAAG GCAATGTTCTTCGGTGTGATGTAACGGGGAAAGTTTTGATGAAATGTTTCCTTTCGGGAATGCCCGATTTGAAGTTGGGGTTGAATGATAAGCTTGGTCTTGAGAAGGAATCTGAAATGAAATCTCGTCCAGCTAAGAG TGGTAAAACCATTGAGCTTGATGATGTCACATTTCACCAGTGTGTGAACCTGACAAGATTCAACTCCGAGAAGACCGTTAGCTTTGTACCACCGGATGGTGAATTTGAACTTATGAA GTATCGAATAACAGAGGGTGTGAACCTGCCTTTCCGCGTATtaccaacaatcaaagaactTGGTCGTACACGCATGGAAGTAAATGTCAAG GTCAAAAGTGTGTTCGGCGCTAAAATGTTTGCCCTCGGAGTCGTAGTTAAAATTCCAGTGCCAAAACAAACAGCAAAGACTAACTTCCAAGTGACAACTGGTCGCGCTAAGTACAATCCATCAATCGATTGCTTGGTTTGGAA GATAAGAAAATTTCCAGGACAAACTGAATCGACACTAAGTGCAGAGATTGAGTTGATCTCAACAATGGGAGAAAAGAAATCTTGGACAAGGCCACCAATCCAAATGGAGTTTCAG GTGCCAATGTTCACAGCATCTGGTTTGCGAGTTCGTTTCCTCAAG GTGTGGGAGAAGAGCGGTTACAACACGGTTGAGTGGGTTAGATACATAACCAAAGCGGGATCGTATGAGATCAGATGCTGA